From Nicotiana tabacum cultivar K326 chromosome 22, ASM71507v2, whole genome shotgun sequence, one genomic window encodes:
- the LOC107780949 gene encoding long chain acyl-CoA synthetase 1 — MSMNMFGLKVEEGKEGQNGQPSVGPVYRNPIAKNGFPQTDPDLSTAWQLFRAAVEKYPGNKMLGWRDFKDGKWGPYLWKTYKEAYEEILQTGSALRAHGIEPGARIGIYGSNCPQWIVAMQACSAHSLICVPLYDTLGPGAVDFIIEHAEIDIVFVQDKKVKELLNSECTHAKRLKLLVCFTSLQQEEKDKAVSTGIKPYSWNEFLNMGKENPSEPSPPQPLDICTIMYTSGTSGEPKGVILTHENMTASVTGVDHFMEEFEDKMTVDDVYISFLPLAHILDRMIEEFFFHRGASVGYYHGNINEIQEDLMELKPTFLAGVPRVYEKIHEGVLKALGELNPFRRSMFHILYNYKLKWMKLGYKQKYASPLADLLAFRKVKNRLGGRIRLIVSGGAPLSTEVEEFLRVTSCGFVLQGYGLTETCGLATIGHPDEMSMLGTVGPPFVFTEVRLEEVPEMGYDPLGDPSRGEICVRGRTAFTGYYKNPELTREVIKDGWFHTGDIGEMLPNGVVKIIDRKKNVIKLSQGEYVAMEYLEKVYGIAPIIEDIWVYGDSFKSMLVAVVVPHEGNTKKWADQNGHKGSIPELCSLQELNQYILLELKTAAERNKLRGFECIKGVILESQPFEFNQDLVTATMKKRRERLLKHYKVEIDDLYQRLNAVPKR; from the exons ATGAGCATGAACATGTTCGGTTTGAAGGTGGAGGAGGGAAAAGAAGGTCAAAATGGACAGCCATCAGTTGGTCCTGTTTATCGAAATCCAATTGCTAAAAATGGTTTTCCTCAAACTGATCCTGATTTGTCTACAGCTTGGCAACTTTTCAG AGCAGCTGTTGAAAAATACCCAGGGAATAAAATGCTGGGATGGCGTGATTTTAAGGATGGAAAG tgggGTCCTTATCTCTGGAAAACATACAAAGAAGCTTATGAAGAGATTTTGCAGACTGGTTCTGCATTACGGGCTCACGGTATTGAACCT GGTGCTCGAATTGGAATTTATGGATCCAATTGTCCTCAGTGGATAGTAGCAATGCAG GCTTGCAGTGCCCACAGCTTAATATGTGTCCCTCTCTATGATACCCTTG GACCCGGCGCTGTAGATTTTATTATTGAACATGCTGAAATTGATATCGTTTTTGTTCAAGAtaagaaagtgaaagaa CTTTTAAATTCGGAATGCACTCATGCTAAACGGCTGAAAT TGCTCGTGTGTTTCACATCGCTGCAGCAGGAAGAGAAGGATAAGGCAGTTTCTACGGGTATTAAGCCATACTCTTGGAATGAATTCCTCAATATG GGCAAAGAGAATCCATCAGAGCCTTCACCGCCGCAGCCATTAGACATATGTACAATCATGTATACTAGTGGAACTAGCGGAGAACCTAAAGGTGTAATATTGACTCATGAAAATATGACAGCATCTGTAACAGGAGTTGATCATTTTATGGAAGAATTTGAGGACAAG ATGACGGTGGATGATGTGTACATATCTTTCTTACCACTTGCTCATATACTTGATCGAATGATTGAAGAATTCTTCTTTCATAGGGGTGCTTCTGTCGGCTATTACCATGGG AATATCAATGAGATACAAGAAGACCTTATGGAGTTGAAGCCAACTTTTTTGGCCGGAGTACCTCGAGTTTATGAAAAGATTCACGAAG GTGTTCTGAAAGCACTTGGAGAACTCAATCCCTTTAGGAGGAGCATGTTCCACATTCTATATAACTA CAAACTCAAATGGATGAAGCTTGGGTACAAACAGAAGTATGCTTCACCACTGGCTGATCTGCTAGCTTTTAGAAAG GTAAAGAATAGGTTAGGTGGACGGATTCGCCTCATAGTCTCTGGTGGTGCTCCCTTAAGCACTGAGGTGGAAGAATTCTTGCGGGTTACCTCCTGTGGATTCGTCCTCCAAGGCTATG GTTTGACAGAGACTTGTGGTTTGGCCACCATTGGGCATCCAGATGAAATGTCCATGCTTGGAACCGTTGGTCCACCATTTGTCTTCACAGAAGTGCGTTTGGAGGAAGTTCCAGAAATGGGCTATGATCCCCTAGGAGATCCTTCTCGGGGAGAGATATGCGTGAGAGGGAGGACCGCTTTTACTGGATACTACAAGAATCCAGAATTGACAAGAGAGGTCATCAAAGACGGGTGGTTTCATACAG GTGATATCGGAGAAATGTTGCCTAATGGAGTTGTAAAAATCATTGATAGAAAGAAAAATGTTATAAAGCTATCTCAAGGAGAATATGTTGCAATGGAATATCTGGAAAAGGTTTATGGTATTGCGCCCATCATTGAAGAT ATATGGGTATATGGGGACAGCTTCAAGTCCATGTTGGTGGCGGTTGTGGTGCCACACGAAGGGAACACCAAAAAATGGGCCGATCAAAATGGACACAAGGGTTCAATTCCTGAACTTTGTTCTCTCCAAGAGCTGAATCAATATATCCTCCTTGAGCTGAAAACTGCTGCAGAAAGGAACAAG CTAAGAGGTTTCGAGTGCATCAAAGGCGTGATTCTAGAATCTCAACCCTTTGAGTTTAACCAGGACTTGGTAACAGcaacaatgaaaaaaagaagggAGAGATTGCTTAAGCATTACAAG GTGGAAATTGATGATCTCTACCAAAGGCTTAATGCAGTACCTAAACGCTAA
- the LOC107780950 gene encoding putative pre-mRNA-splicing factor ATP-dependent RNA helicase DEAH2, whose protein sequence is MGTERKRKVSLFDVVDETPAKKVNVGSVNGSMTPSINKWNGKPYSQRFYEILEKRKTLPVWHQKEEFLQALKSNQTLILVGETGSGKTTQIPQFVLDAVEVETADKRRKYMIGCTQPRRVAAMSVSRRVAEEMDVAIGEEVGYSIRFEDCSSTKTVLKYLTDGMLLREAMADPLLERYKVIILDEAHERTLATDVLFGLLKEVLKNRPDLKLVVMSATLEAEKFQGYFFGAPLMKVPGRLHPVEIFYTQEPERDYLEAAIRTVVQIHTCEPPGDILVFLTGEEEIEDACRKINKEVSNLGDQVGPVKVVPLYSTLPPAMQQKIFDSAPPSVVEGGPAGRKIVVSTNIAETSLTIDGIVYVIDPGFAKQKVYNPRVRVESLLVSPISKASAHQRSGRAGRTQPGKCFRLYTEKSFHNDLQPQTYPEILRSNLANTVLTLKKLGIDDLVHFDFMDPPAPETLMRALEVLNYLGALDDEGNLTRLGEIMSEFPLDPQMAKMLVVSSEFNCSNEILSISAMLSVPNCFVRPREAQKAADEAKNRFGHIDGDHLTLLNVYHAYKQNTEDPQWCYENFINQRALKSADNVRQQLSRIMARFNLKLCSTDFNSRDYYVNIRKAMLAGYFMQVAHLERTGHYLTVKDNQVVHLHPSNCLDHKPEWVIYNEYVLTSRNFIRTVTDIRGEWLVDIAPHYYDLANFPQCEAKRVLERLYKKREREKDESKSKR, encoded by the exons ATGGGAACGGAGCGGAAGAGGAAAGTAAGCTTGTTTGATGTGGTGGATGAGACGCCAGCTAAGAAAGTGAATGTTGGAAGCGTAAACGGTAGCATGACGCCGTCGATTAATAAGTGGAACGGGAAGCCTTACTCACAGAGATTCTATGAGATATTGGAGAAAAGGAAGACTCTTCCGGTTTGGCATCAAAAGGAGGAGTTTTTACAGGCTTTAAAATCTAATCAAACCCTAATTTTGGTTGGTGAAACCGGTAGTGGTAAAACCACTCAG ATTCCGCAGTTTGTTTTAGATGCTGTTGAAGTTGAGACGGCGGATAAGCGCAGGAAGTATATGATTGGTTGCACTCAACCTCGGAGGGTGGCTGCAATGTCTGTGTCTCGTCGAGTTGCTGAGGAGATGGATGTTGCAATTGGGGAAGAAGTTGGATATAGCATCCGTTTTGAAGACTGCAGTAGTACTAAAACTGTTTTAAA ATACTTAACAGATGGTATGCTTTTAAGGGAAGCAATGGCAGATCCTCTATTGGAACGCTACAAAGTAATTATTCTGGATGAAGCCCATGAAAGAACTTTGGCAACAGATGTCCTGTTTGGGCTTCTTAAGGAGGTGTTGAAAAATAGACCAGACCTAAAGCTTGTTGTTATGAGTGCCACACTTGAAGCAGAGAAGTttcagggttacttctttggtgCGCCCCTCATGAAAGTGCCTGGAAGGCTTCATCCTGTGGAAATTTTCTACACTCAGGAGCCTGAGAGAGATTATCTCGAGGCTGCCATTCGGACTGTGGTGCAGATACACACATGTGAACCTCCTGGTGACATACTTGTTTTCCTTACTGGAGAAGAGGAGATTGAAGATGCTTGTCGCAAAATCAATAAGGAGGTTAGTAATTTGGGTGATCAAGTGGGCCCTGTTAAAGTGGTGCCTCTTTATTCTACACTTCCCCCAGCTATGCAGCAAAAGATATTTGATTCAGCCCCACCCTCGGTGGTGGAGGGTGGTCCTGCTGGCAGGAAGATTGTTGTGTCAACCAACATTGCAGAGACATCTTTGACAATTGATGGCATTGTATATGTCATAGATCCGGGATTTGCTAAACAAAAAGTTTATAACCCTAGGGTGCGTGTTGAATCTTTGTTGGTGTCTCCTATTTCGAAGGCCAGTGCCCACCAGAGATCAGGACGTGCTGGAAGAACGCAGCCAGGGAAATGCTTTAGACTTTACACAGAGAAAAGTTTCCATAACGACCTTCAACCACAGACCTATCCAGAAATACTTCGGTCAAATTTGGCTAATACAGTTCTAACTTTGAAGAAGTTAGGTATTGACGACCTGGTTCATTTTGATTTTATGGATCCTCCTGCTCCAGAGACGTTGATGAGAGCACTGGAGGTTTTGAATTACTTGGGAGCATTGGATGATGAGGGGAACTTGACTAGGTTGGGTGAGATTATGAGTGAATTTCCTCTTGATCCTCAGATGGCAAAAATGCTTGTTGTCAGCTCAGAATTCAACTGCTCCAATGAAATCCTCTCAATATCCGCCATGCTATCAG TACCCAATTGCTTTGTCCGGCCTAGGGAGGCTCAGAAAGCTGCAGATGAAGCAAAGAATCGGTTCGGTCACATAGATGGGGATCATTTGACGTTGCTGAATGTGTATCATGCCTACAAGCAGAACA CGGAAGATCCTCAATGGTGCTACGAGAATTTCATCAATCAGAGGGCTCTCAAATCAGCCGACAATGTGAGGCAACAGCTTTCTCGCATAATGGCCAGGTTCAACCTCAAGTTATGCAGCACAGACTTCAACAGTCGCGACTACTACGTAAACATAAGAAAGGCTATGTTAGCTGGATATTTCATGCAGGTTGCTCACCTAGAGCGTACTGGGCACTATCTGACTGTTAAAGACAATCAA GTGGTTCACTTGCATCCTTCAAATTGCCTGGATCATAAGCCAGAATGGGTTATCTATAATGAATATGTCTTGACAAGCAGGAATTTCATCCGTACTGTGACTGATATTCGTGGTGAATG GTTGGTTGATATCGCACCACATTACTATGACCTTGCGAACTTTCCGCAATGTGAGGCAAAACGAGTTCTTGAGCGGTTATACAAGAAGCGAGAGCGAGAAAAAGACGAAAGCAAAAGCAAAAGATGA